From one Anticarsia gemmatalis isolate Benzon Research Colony breed Stoneville strain chromosome 20, ilAntGemm2 primary, whole genome shotgun sequence genomic stretch:
- the LOC142981891 gene encoding uncharacterized protein LOC142981891: MTLRRFIARRGKPLEIFCDNGRNFVAAAKEIGDFIKQNTEPISNFASQQGIKFNFIPAYAPHFGGIWEAGVKSAKYHIKRVIGNSNLTFEEIITLFAQVEAILNSRPLCPLSSSPNDLLSLSPGHFIIGRPLNALPLPALGEKDNNNRNRYKRLETIRQHFWQRWQKEYLSELQQRTKWRKDNAKLNVGDMVLLAEDNTPPLSWRLGRVLRLFPGPDGAARVAEVKTQRGCVRRPFTRLCPLPTADELQA, encoded by the coding sequence ATGACTCTTAGAAGGTTTATTGCACGTAGAGGAAAAccattagaaatattttgtgacaatGGTCGCAATTTTGTTGCTGCCGCGAAGGAGATAGgagattttattaaacaaaacactgAACCAATATCTAATTTTGCAAGTCAGCAGGGTATTAAGTTCAATTTTATACCTGCTTACGCTCCTCACTTCGGCGGCATTTGGGAGGCCGGCGTTAAATCGGCTAAATACCACATCAAACGCGTTATCGGCAATAGTAATTTAACATTTGAGGAAATTATTACGTTGTTTGCACAAGTGGAGGCGATTCTTAATAGCCGTCCCTTGTGTCCTTTGTCATCCAGTCCCAATGACCTCCTCTCCTTGTCCCCAGGGCACTTCATCATAGGCCGGCCGCTAAACGCGCTGCCTTTACCAGCCTTGGGAGAAAAAGACAACAACAATCGCAACAGATATAAGCGCCTTGAAACCATAAGGCAGCATTTCTGGCAGAGGTGGCAAAAGGAATATTTATCGGAGCTGCAGCAGCGAACGAAGTGGCGCAAGGACAATGCTAAGCTCAACGTTGGTGACATGGTACTGCTGGCGGAAGATAACACTCCTCCATTAAGCTGGCGCCTAGGTCGAGTTCTACGACTGTTCCCTGGACCAGATGGAGCAGCACGAGTCGCGGAAGTCAAAACTCAGCGAGGTTGCGTTCGCCGTCCGTTCACTCGTCTATGCCCGCTGCCCACCGCTGACGAACTACAGGCTTGA
- the LOC142981855 gene encoding uncharacterized protein LOC142981855 produces MPRRCAFGCESRGLSMHRFPDVIKYPDIFQSWVSLLGGSLHSTSDFEYYKNMRVCDIHFTDRDRTGLNRICKDSIPSLHLPSQLVEGMVSEPVSTSMQQTQSFPLTLTDQSEGAVTLKQTQKAVLAEHNYCVTNCVRRFKAKPAYNIIQPLQSKIKQLRSTISRLRKKGQTFQTRLQNAELISKDMAFQTISKHMSKPAQLFAHMQLQATKKVKGRRFTNEEKILCLSLYKKSPKCYGLLSKYFTLPCAKSMRRLLSKIKISPGINTIIFEKIQKTMAGKSVSDRLCSLMFDEMSLTPQVLYNTREDFLEGFANNNDQRFADHVLVFMIKGIKENFKQPIAYYFTNCLNKTELKNLIKCVIKHTQEAGLIIINTVCDQSTVNVGAITELVNESKALFIKNNREWRHDLIRVNGFNIIP; encoded by the exons ATGCCGAGACGTTGCGCTTTCGGTTGTGAGTCTAGGG GTCTTTCAATGCATAGATTCCCAGATGTTATCAAGTACCCTGATATATTTCAATCATGGGTGTCTCTTCTCGGTGGTTCATTGCATTCGACATctgattttgaatattataaaaatatgagagTTTGTGATATTCACTTCACTGATAGAGACAGAACTGGATTGAATCGGATATGCAAAGATTCAATTCCTTCATTGCACCTACCAA GTCAATTGGTTGAGGGAATGGTGTCGGAGCCAGTTTCAACCTCAATGCAACAGACTCAGTCTTTCCCGCTAACCTTAACag atcaaTCCGAGGGTGCAGTAACATTAAAGCAAACTCAAAAGGCTGTATTAGCGGAACATAATTATTGTGTTACCAACTGTGTGAGAA gatttAAAGCAAAGCCAGCTTACAATATTATTCAACCACTGCAATCGAAAATCAAGCAGCTTCGTTCAACCATTTCACGCTTGCGTAAGAAAGGGCAGACATTCCAGACTAGATTGCAAAATGCTGAATTGATATCGAAAGATATGGCTtttcaaacaatatcaaaacaCATGTCAAAACCGGCCCAACTCTTTGCACACATGCAATTACAGGCTACGAAAAAGGTAAAAGGGCGAAGATTtacaaatgaagaaaaaatactttgtttatcTCTATACAAGAAGAGTCCAAAATGTTATGGGCTGTTGTCCAAATATTTTACGTTACCTTGTGCAAAGAGTATGAGACGTCTTCTGAGCAAGATAAAAATTTCACCAGGCATAAACAcaatcatttttgaaaaaatccAAAAGACTATGGCTGGAAAATCCGTGTCGGACAGGCTCTGTAGTCTTATGTTTGACGAAATGTCTTTGACGCCGCAGGTATTATATAATACCCGTGAAGACTTTTTAGAAGGTTTTGCAAACAATAATGATCAACGTTTTGCTGACCATGTCCTTGTATTTATGATAAAAGGTATTAAGGAAAATTTCAAGCAGCCAAttgcttattattttacaaattgtctaaataaaacggaactaaaaaacttaataaaatgtgtaattaaACATACCCAAGAGGCTGgccttataataattaatacagtGTGCGATCAAAGCACTGTCAATGTGGGAGCAATTACGGAGCTGGTCAATGAAAGCAAGgctctttttataaaaaataatagagagTGGCGGCATGATCTAATTAGAGTCAACGGGTTTAATAttataccgtaa